From a region of the Apis cerana isolate GH-2021 linkage group LG13, AcerK_1.0, whole genome shotgun sequence genome:
- the LOC107998794 gene encoding succinate dehydrogenase assembly factor 3, mitochondrial isoform X2 yields the protein MLHRGLPPEIQVLGTNYVRDEFRRHKNCNEDIAIIFMNEWTEYAIMLTKQLGLKGPHTAKPLGENLKEEDFNKFRDEQLHQLYELMIASTGKSNKNIEDT from the exons at GTTACATCGTGGTTTACCACCTGAAATTCAAGTCTTAGGAACGAATTATGTTCGAGATGAATTTAGAAgacataaaaattgtaatgaagatatagcaattatatttatgaatgaatggaca gaATATGCTATAATGCTTACAAAACAACTTGGACTAAAAGGACCACATACAGCTAAACCTTTaggtgaaaatttaaaagaagaagattttaacaaatttagaGATGAACAATTACATCAATTATATGAACTAATGATTGCATCAACTggtaaaagtaataaaaatatagaagacacataa
- the LOC107998794 gene encoding succinate dehydrogenase assembly factor 3, mitochondrial isoform X1, protein MSNLFHVQRVRILYKTILRLHRGLPPEIQVLGTNYVRDEFRRHKNCNEDIAIIFMNEWTEYAIMLTKQLGLKGPHTAKPLGENLKEEDFNKFRDEQLHQLYELMIASTGKSNKNIEDT, encoded by the exons atgagcAATTTATTTCATGTACAGCGTGTCAGAATACTGtacaaaacaattttaagGTTACATCGTGGTTTACCACCTGAAATTCAAGTCTTAGGAACGAATTATGTTCGAGATGAATTTAGAAgacataaaaattgtaatgaagatatagcaattatatttatgaatgaatggaca gaATATGCTATAATGCTTACAAAACAACTTGGACTAAAAGGACCACATACAGCTAAACCTTTaggtgaaaatttaaaagaagaagattttaacaaatttagaGATGAACAATTACATCAATTATATGAACTAATGATTGCATCAACTggtaaaagtaataaaaatatagaagacacataa